In a single window of the Dehalococcoidia bacterium genome:
- a CDS encoding radical SAM protein, with protein MHNTQLSKQQEVHPEIALVFPPLVETNFGSYYPSTAVLAGYLSAAGIGSVQADFNEDFAVHLLNPENLERMGKGDFGEGISLPPESMPAVSARMLARYNHLLFDDQGRHRFREDSSEAAYLLNILVKPYRLDMALGDMTQTGLSQTPGARIFREFYKQIKFIHALPASVHTVGIVVPVGPQLGPALILGSYLKEIIPQLAVILGGPTMSLMAPGGIERIISSNPAIDAIVSSDGEYPLKSLVEQKRAGIWEPEKVPGVSCRAGATVVHQPPTSGPDLDSLPFAKYDSSLLARLSKPEIGIVQARGCYWGKCAYCDYIEIYRGNPAFRTRKPDNFIDEMEYQLNKHSVNRFSVITEAIPPAFAEKISRIILQRKLGVIWQSFAVADKHFTSETLNLVAKAGCEFLAVGLETMTSRVLSLMHKAATGEENINFLRAAKKAGLKIKINLIPDLPTTTYREAMDSLAIVRELHDCFSYISYFPFEVTLSSLVGRQPEFFGLQRVRSSTETGQAQFRINHLEVIDPAMTGDEKGKVLAAYKDFAACFNNTAVEKEPENTTNSNISLESALFVLADENLDLIETEKGIQCYNWTTRTRFQIPAEWLPVIEKMRACQPFRWEDFSRWFSSTASAEFYFDKLLEKGILTIYEPLKKS; from the coding sequence ATGCACAATACACAACTTTCGAAACAACAGGAAGTTCACCCAGAAATCGCACTGGTTTTCCCCCCGCTGGTGGAAACCAATTTTGGAAGCTATTACCCTTCAACCGCCGTGCTGGCCGGATATCTTTCGGCAGCGGGTATTGGCTCAGTCCAGGCTGATTTTAATGAAGATTTCGCTGTTCACCTCCTGAACCCTGAAAACCTGGAACGCATGGGAAAAGGGGATTTTGGGGAGGGCATCAGCTTACCTCCGGAATCCATGCCGGCAGTTTCTGCGCGTATGCTTGCGCGTTATAACCACCTGTTATTTGACGACCAGGGCAGGCACCGATTCCGCGAAGATTCTTCTGAAGCGGCTTATCTGCTAAATATACTTGTAAAGCCTTACAGGCTGGACATGGCACTAGGCGATATGACCCAAACCGGTTTAAGCCAAACACCTGGAGCGCGGATATTCAGGGAATTTTATAAGCAAATTAAATTCATACATGCCTTGCCGGCAAGTGTCCATACTGTAGGCATAGTTGTTCCTGTTGGTCCTCAACTGGGGCCGGCTCTCATCCTGGGGAGTTATTTAAAAGAGATTATCCCTCAACTGGCCGTTATCTTGGGAGGCCCAACCATGAGCCTGATGGCTCCAGGCGGTATTGAAAGAATAATTTCCAGTAACCCGGCAATTGACGCCATAGTCAGTTCAGACGGTGAATATCCCTTAAAATCGCTGGTTGAACAGAAGAGAGCCGGAATCTGGGAGCCGGAAAAAGTCCCGGGAGTTTCCTGCCGGGCGGGAGCAACAGTTGTTCACCAACCCCCGACATCCGGGCCTGATCTTGATTCCCTTCCCTTTGCTAAATACGATTCCAGCTTGCTGGCTCGCCTGTCAAAACCGGAAATTGGTATTGTGCAGGCGCGGGGCTGCTACTGGGGCAAATGCGCGTATTGCGATTATATTGAGATTTACAGAGGTAACCCTGCCTTTAGAACGCGTAAACCTGATAATTTTATCGATGAAATGGAATATCAGCTTAATAAGCACAGCGTAAACCGGTTCTCGGTAATAACAGAAGCCATTCCTCCGGCTTTTGCGGAGAAGATCAGCAGGATAATCCTGCAAAGGAAGTTAGGTGTAATCTGGCAAAGTTTTGCCGTTGCTGACAAGCATTTCACTTCGGAAACGCTCAATCTAGTGGCAAAGGCAGGCTGTGAATTCCTGGCAGTCGGCTTGGAAACCATGACGAGCCGAGTTTTATCTTTAATGCATAAAGCAGCTACCGGCGAGGAAAATATTAATTTCTTGCGTGCGGCTAAAAAAGCCGGGCTCAAAATAAAAATAAACCTGATACCCGATTTGCCGACCACTACCTACCGGGAAGCAATGGACTCGCTGGCGATAGTCCGGGAACTCCATGATTGTTTTAGCTATATTTCTTATTTTCCGTTCGAGGTAACACTCTCTTCACTCGTTGGTCGCCAGCCTGAATTTTTTGGGCTTCAGAGGGTGCGCTCCTCCACAGAAACCGGTCAGGCTCAATTTCGCATTAACCACCTCGAGGTAATTGACCCGGCAATGACAGGGGATGAAAAGGGAAAAGTGCTAGCCGCATACAAGGATTTTGCAGCCTGTTTCAACAACACGGCAGTTGAAAAGGAACCTGAAAATACTACAAACAGCAATATATCGCTAGAAAGTGCCCTGTTTGTACTTGCAGATGAAAACCTTGACCTCATTGAGACAGAAAAAGGCATCCAGTGTTATAACTGGACTACAAGGACACGTTTCCAGATACCAGCTGAATGGTTACCAGTAATTGAAAAAATGCGCGCTTGCCAACCCTTCAGGTGGGAGGATTTTTCCAGATGGTTCTCCTCTACTGCTTCAGCCGAATTTTATTTTGACAAGCTGCTTGAGAAGGGAATCCTAACAATATACGAGCCATTGAAAAAATCATAA
- a CDS encoding glycine cleavage system protein H: MPEKETRTKADGIGVPKFSRRQFLQRLGITTGGAFVATLSLVSACKRAEPTTGTTSNTGTNTAPTFSYTVPAAPPPLVPVPGLSNCTVATDRLYTNYHVWVKLVSTGVVVLGITSPMVKILGEPHAMTLPDVGLKLAKDDSFSSIEGYKMATDIFTPVSGAIVQINDSLRDWLRGGNIQPIEYHPYTHGWIIAIQLSKPDELKDLLDSKGYLALLSKST, from the coding sequence ATGCCTGAAAAAGAAACCCGAACAAAGGCTGATGGTATTGGGGTTCCCAAGTTTTCCAGGCGGCAGTTTCTGCAACGTTTGGGAATAACCACTGGTGGTGCTTTTGTGGCAACTCTTTCTCTTGTCTCAGCCTGCAAGCGCGCTGAACCAACTACCGGAACCACCTCGAATACAGGTACTAACACCGCGCCTACTTTTTCATATACGGTACCCGCTGCCCCACCTCCGCTTGTTCCGGTACCCGGGCTCAGTAATTGTACGGTTGCCACAGATCGTCTTTATACCAACTATCATGTATGGGTCAAGCTGGTATCCACCGGTGTTGTGGTGCTGGGGATTACCAGCCCGATGGTCAAGATTCTTGGTGAGCCTCACGCAATGACTCTGCCTGATGTTGGCCTCAAACTTGCTAAGGACGACTCTTTCTCATCCATCGAAGGATACAAAATGGCCACTGATATCTTTACCCCCGTGAGCGGTGCAATCGTCCAGATCAACGATAGCTTGAGGGATTGGCTTCGCGGCGGCAATATACAGCCGATAGAGTATCACCCTTATACCCACGGGTGGATAATAGCTATTCAGCTGAGTAAACCCGACGAACTTAAAGATCTCCTGGACTCCAAAGGGTATCTGGCTCTTCTGAGTAAGAGCACTTAA